In Vibrio cyclitrophicus, one genomic interval encodes:
- a CDS encoding reactive intermediate/imine deaminase: MSSDIIKVSRNTENAPTNSVSTQTVAFSHYNNFSAQLPVDPKTGEVVIGDIKDQAAQCLNNIKAIVESIDHVMDDVVKINVFVKNISDIDAIDEVYKSFFNNSLPTRTVVGVAALSNSDALVQMDALISNGEGTKPQAPCALVKVSRNTDNAPQSAVSTQTAAFSHYNNLSAQLPIDVTTGELVDGGIEAQTAQCLSNIKAILESIGHVMNDVVKTTIYLKNIEDAEKVNEVCSKFFPGYVPARTVVNAADLPMGAVIQIDTSVSHGDGTPPQLPEDTRLLVIEANNTVDAPFMAYSHTVAFSHYNHISGQLPVDPKTNEVVAGSIKEQAEQCLQNIKAIIESVDHSMDDTVKINIQLKDVSDIDAVNEIYTTFFNADLPARTVVGVSEIPMNALIQIDAVVSNCEGTPPQDVVA, encoded by the coding sequence ATGAGTAGCGATATCATTAAAGTTTCAAGAAATACTGAAAACGCACCAACAAATTCTGTATCTACACAAACGGTCGCTTTTTCTCATTATAATAACTTTTCAGCTCAATTACCTGTCGACCCTAAAACAGGTGAAGTTGTGATTGGTGATATTAAAGACCAAGCAGCACAATGCTTAAATAATATTAAGGCCATTGTTGAAAGCATCGACCATGTTATGGATGATGTCGTGAAGATTAATGTTTTCGTTAAGAATATTTCTGATATCGATGCTATTGATGAAGTCTACAAAAGCTTCTTCAACAACAGTCTTCCTACACGTACAGTCGTGGGTGTCGCTGCGCTGTCGAACAGTGACGCTTTAGTTCAAATGGATGCGCTTATTTCAAACGGCGAAGGCACTAAACCACAAGCACCTTGCGCACTAGTTAAGGTCTCAAGAAATACGGATAATGCGCCTCAAAGTGCTGTGTCCACTCAGACCGCGGCTTTTTCTCACTATAATAATCTTTCAGCTCAATTGCCTATCGATGTAACCACAGGTGAGTTGGTTGATGGTGGTATCGAAGCGCAAACGGCACAATGTCTATCAAACATTAAAGCGATTCTAGAAAGCATCGGTCATGTCATGAATGATGTGGTTAAAACCACGATTTACCTTAAAAATATTGAAGATGCAGAAAAGGTGAATGAAGTTTGCTCTAAGTTCTTCCCAGGTTATGTGCCAGCACGAACGGTTGTTAATGCCGCTGACCTACCAATGGGCGCTGTAATTCAAATCGATACGTCTGTTTCACATGGCGATGGCACGCCGCCACAACTGCCAGAAGACACTCGCTTACTGGTTATCGAAGCTAATAATACGGTTGATGCGCCATTTATGGCTTATTCGCACACTGTTGCTTTTTCTCACTACAACCATATTTCTGGTCAACTGCCTGTAGATCCGAAAACCAATGAGGTGGTTGCTGGTAGCATAAAAGAGCAAGCTGAACAGTGCCTACAAAATATTAAGGCGATCATTGAAAGTGTTGACCACAGCATGGACGATACGGTGAAAATTAATATTCAGCTTAAAGATGTTTCAGATATTGATGCGGTGAACGAGATCTACACTACGTTCTTTAACGCTGACTTACCGGCAAGAACGGTGGTAGGGGTTTCAGAGATTCCTATGAATGCTTTAATTCAAATTGATGCAGTCGTTTCTAACTGTGAAGGGACACCACCACAAGACGTAGTTGCTTAA
- a CDS encoding GNAT family N-acetyltransferase codes for MEEYLELDMLTLEVISKEAGFPIDRDVYLASRTESIEQGLLFEYRRGDKLIGYTTLRDLGDGQWFVPMFVVHPNYRSKAAFLSLFRSIADNLKNKHSTVLVSNVLRLNDLSVRFHKHLGFEITRENHLGYEFSLDLTPEVKDKWSSFLGARR; via the coding sequence ATGGAAGAGTATTTGGAACTAGACATGCTCACGTTAGAGGTTATTTCTAAAGAAGCCGGGTTTCCAATCGACAGAGATGTATATTTAGCATCACGAACTGAATCAATTGAGCAAGGGTTATTGTTTGAATATCGCCGTGGAGATAAGTTAATTGGCTATACGACGTTGCGTGATCTAGGCGATGGTCAGTGGTTTGTGCCTATGTTTGTGGTGCACCCAAACTATCGTAGTAAGGCCGCTTTCCTTTCTTTGTTTCGCTCCATTGCCGATAACCTAAAAAACAAACACTCAACTGTGTTAGTGAGTAATGTCCTACGTCTTAATGACTTGTCGGTGCGGTTTCACAAGCATCTAGGTTTTGAGATCACACGTGAAAACCATTTAGGCTACGAATTCTCGCTAGATTTAACGCCTGAAGTAAAAGACAAATGGTCAAGCTTCTTAGGTGCTCGTCGTTAA
- a CDS encoding AraC family transcriptional regulator produces MNTLAQLMQSYVEYKGWDDLEGIRETEIEGVWFYRSSGGNQRQPFTYQSGIIMLGQGKKNIYIGERPVTYAAGDYLVVGVPMPLECEALPVDGEPLLGLSINIDSQRLHSLVKKLEDQGFLESYCNKHKQNSSGLESTPMEDRMLESFTRLIKTLHCDIEANILGDALVSEIVYRALTGSEGRVLFDLAHHDGHYARVAKALSKVHEEYDQTITVQSLADEANMSVSAFHNAFRNVTFESPLQYLKKVRLNKAKELIQLEGLRINDAARRVGYSSPSQFSREFKRHFNTTPRAV; encoded by the coding sequence ATGAATACACTCGCTCAGTTAATGCAGTCTTACGTTGAATACAAAGGTTGGGATGATCTCGAAGGGATCAGAGAAACTGAGATCGAGGGTGTCTGGTTTTACCGAAGCAGTGGTGGTAACCAGCGCCAACCTTTTACCTATCAGTCTGGCATCATCATGCTTGGGCAGGGTAAAAAGAACATCTATATCGGTGAAAGGCCTGTTACTTACGCCGCGGGCGATTACCTCGTAGTTGGCGTGCCAATGCCATTAGAGTGCGAAGCCTTACCCGTCGATGGAGAACCCTTGCTTGGTTTGTCTATTAACATTGATTCTCAGCGTTTACACAGCTTGGTGAAAAAGCTGGAAGACCAAGGCTTTCTCGAAAGCTACTGCAACAAACATAAGCAGAACTCGAGCGGTTTAGAGTCGACCCCTATGGAAGACAGGATGCTAGAAAGCTTTACTCGACTGATCAAAACCCTGCATTGCGATATCGAAGCCAACATATTGGGCGATGCGCTTGTTAGCGAAATTGTTTATCGCGCACTAACGGGCTCAGAAGGGCGTGTGTTATTCGATCTTGCCCATCACGATGGCCATTACGCACGTGTTGCTAAAGCACTGTCTAAAGTACATGAAGAGTATGACCAAACCATTACCGTTCAATCGCTTGCCGATGAAGCGAACATGAGTGTGTCTGCTTTCCACAATGCTTTTCGTAACGTCACCTTTGAATCACCACTTCAATACTTGAAGAAGGTAAGGCTCAACAAAGCCAAAGAGTTGATCCAGTTAGAAGGCCTACGAATCAACGATGCCGCACGCCGAGTCGGCTATTCCAGTCCATCCCAATTCAGCCGCGAATTTAAGCGCCACTTCAATACTACTCCAAGAGCGGTTTAG
- a CDS encoding iron-containing alcohol dehydrogenase → MQFTYVNPTVIHFGQGQINAISQAVDTSKKVLVIYGGGSIKSNGVYDQVVASLKDHAWIEFSGVEANPTKETLDKAVALVKEENVEFIIAVGGGSVIDGSKYVAAAAKYDGDGWDILTGKHQVTEATPIGAVLTLPATGSESNMGAVITRKATQEKLAFLNPAVQPKFAVMDPDVMKSLPERQLVNGLVDAWVHVCEQYITMPTDAMVQDGYAETLLKNLLVLGKQYDERDNDAWRANLMWTANQALNGLIGTGVPQDWATHMIGHEFTALWHVDHARSLAIVQPSLLRNQIEAKRGKLEQMGRNVFDLEAGADLAERTIDAIEAFYHSLDVATMFDGYEATKAEAIDNVVAQLESHGYLQLGENQAITPEKTREILESAIH, encoded by the coding sequence ATGCAATTTACTTATGTTAACCCTACAGTAATCCACTTCGGCCAAGGCCAAATCAACGCTATTAGCCAAGCGGTTGATACTTCAAAGAAAGTACTTGTCATCTACGGTGGCGGTTCAATCAAGAGCAATGGTGTTTACGACCAAGTAGTCGCATCTCTTAAAGATCACGCTTGGATTGAGTTTTCTGGTGTTGAAGCAAACCCAACGAAAGAGACGCTAGACAAAGCCGTCGCTCTTGTTAAAGAAGAAAACGTAGAATTCATTATCGCTGTTGGCGGTGGTTCGGTAATCGATGGTTCTAAGTATGTGGCTGCAGCAGCTAAATACGACGGTGACGGTTGGGACATCCTAACGGGCAAACACCAAGTAACAGAAGCAACGCCAATCGGTGCAGTGTTAACGCTTCCTGCTACAGGTTCTGAATCTAACATGGGTGCGGTAATCACGCGTAAAGCGACTCAAGAGAAGCTGGCTTTCCTTAACCCTGCAGTACAGCCTAAGTTTGCGGTAATGGACCCAGATGTAATGAAGTCTCTACCAGAGCGCCAATTAGTGAATGGTTTGGTTGATGCTTGGGTGCACGTGTGTGAGCAATACATCACAATGCCAACAGACGCGATGGTTCAAGACGGTTACGCAGAAACATTGCTTAAAAACCTTCTTGTACTGGGTAAACAATACGACGAGCGTGACAACGACGCATGGCGTGCAAACCTAATGTGGACAGCAAACCAAGCACTTAATGGCCTGATTGGTACGGGTGTTCCTCAAGATTGGGCAACACACATGATTGGCCACGAGTTCACAGCACTATGGCACGTAGACCACGCACGTTCACTTGCGATTGTTCAACCTTCACTACTTCGTAACCAAATCGAAGCGAAGCGTGGCAAGCTAGAGCAAATGGGTCGTAACGTGTTTGACCTAGAAGCGGGTGCTGACTTGGCAGAGCGCACTATCGATGCAATCGAAGCGTTCTACCACAGCCTAGACGTAGCAACTATGTTCGACGGTTACGAAGCAACTAAAGCGGAAGCAATCGACAACGTTGTTGCTCAGCTTGAATCACACGGTTACCTGCAACTTGGTGAGAACCAAGCAATCACGCCAGAGAAAACACGTGAGATTCTAGAGTCTGCAATTCACTAA
- a CDS encoding amino acid ABC transporter ATP-binding protein, which translates to MVKFKSLNKWYGDFHALKDIDLNIEQGEIVVICGPSGSGKSTLIRCINQLEPFESGELSVLEQALPCKFNTPGQVGMVFQHFHLFPHLTVLENLTLSPIRTLKKSKEEAEKTAMHYLECVHIAEQANKYPAQLSGGQQQRVAIARSLCMKPELLLFDEPTSALDPEMINEVLDVMVELASEGITMVCVTHEMGFAKRVADRVIFMDEGQIVESNTPQCLFENPQHERTQAFLNQILTY; encoded by the coding sequence ATGGTTAAGTTTAAGTCACTTAACAAGTGGTATGGTGATTTTCATGCCCTAAAGGATATCGATTTAAATATTGAACAGGGAGAGATAGTGGTGATTTGCGGACCGTCTGGTTCAGGTAAATCAACCTTGATCCGCTGTATCAATCAGCTAGAACCCTTCGAAAGTGGCGAGCTTTCCGTGCTAGAACAAGCGCTTCCGTGCAAATTCAACACTCCAGGTCAAGTCGGAATGGTGTTTCAGCACTTCCATTTGTTCCCCCATCTTACTGTGCTTGAAAACCTGACTCTGTCCCCAATTCGTACGCTCAAGAAAAGCAAAGAAGAAGCAGAGAAAACGGCAATGCATTATCTCGAATGTGTGCACATTGCCGAGCAAGCCAATAAATACCCAGCTCAACTTTCTGGTGGCCAACAACAACGTGTTGCGATTGCTCGCTCTCTTTGTATGAAGCCAGAACTGCTATTGTTTGATGAACCGACATCCGCCCTTGATCCGGAAATGATCAATGAGGTGCTTGATGTAATGGTTGAGCTAGCAAGTGAAGGGATTACCATGGTGTGTGTGACACACGAAATGGGCTTTGCGAAACGTGTTGCCGACCGTGTCATATTTATGGATGAAGGGCAAATCGTGGAATCCAATACGCCACAATGTCTATTCGAGAATCCTCAACACGAGCGTACTCAAGCGTTCCTAAATCAGATTCTGACTTACTGA
- a CDS encoding amino acid ABC transporter permease, which yields MLLKIVKPALSALVQIVVLAAAVIWILDSGAQAMGYSWQWERVPDYIAFYEDGEWWPAELMEGLLVTINISLISLVATLAIGLTTALLRNSNSVVGRALATSYVELIRNTPLLVQIYLLYFVFGPVLGLDRFSTAVLALALFQGAYTAEIFRAGLNGIAKGQFEAAQSLGLSKTYTYWDVILPQVIQRTLPPLTNEVISLIKNSSIVSVMAIFDLTTEARNIVSETAMPFEIWFSVAIIYLALTLSLSAVAAWLEHKLGANWRTQ from the coding sequence ATGCTGCTTAAAATTGTAAAACCTGCCCTATCTGCATTGGTACAAATTGTTGTGCTCGCGGCCGCTGTTATCTGGATCCTCGATTCTGGCGCACAAGCCATGGGATACAGCTGGCAGTGGGAACGCGTGCCCGACTACATCGCCTTTTATGAAGACGGCGAATGGTGGCCTGCAGAATTGATGGAAGGGCTACTCGTCACCATCAATATCTCTTTGATTTCTTTGGTCGCGACGCTGGCTATTGGTTTAACCACAGCCCTATTACGCAACTCTAATTCTGTGGTTGGGCGAGCCTTAGCCACCAGCTATGTCGAGTTGATTCGTAATACGCCGTTATTAGTACAAATCTATTTACTTTATTTTGTGTTCGGTCCCGTACTAGGGCTGGATCGCTTTAGCACGGCTGTTTTAGCCCTGGCACTTTTCCAAGGGGCGTACACTGCCGAGATATTTCGTGCCGGTTTAAATGGCATAGCTAAAGGACAATTTGAAGCCGCTCAATCTTTGGGCTTATCAAAGACCTATACTTATTGGGATGTGATTCTTCCTCAGGTGATTCAACGCACGTTGCCGCCTTTGACGAATGAGGTTATCTCCCTTATCAAAAACTCTTCGATTGTGAGTGTCATGGCGATTTTCGACCTGACAACCGAAGCCAGAAACATTGTTTCTGAAACCGCGATGCCATTTGAGATCTGGTTCTCTGTGGCGATCATTTATCTCGCACTTACACTTTCACTTTCTGCCGTTGCAGCTTGGCTTGAGCATAAGCTCGGGGCTAACTGGCGAACACAATAA
- a CDS encoding transporter substrate-binding domain-containing protein, whose protein sequence is MKLFKTAITALLALAVSLPALASETPNLDKINERGSLRVGMSTFVPWAMRNKQGDLVGFEIDVAKRLAEDSGWKVEFVPTAWDGIIPSLLSNKFDVIIGGLSITEARSKSVLFTEPYSHSGVQLAANKELAEGFTQISDFDSRRVKIAARRGAFTVQVARETFPKAKVLQFDDDAQAFQEVLNGNAHAVIASSPKPEHEAIKNADTLFIPFEERLSKGNEAFAVRLGETDKTEFFNEWIKARTEDGWLKERYEYWFSTLDWQDQIAQGQ, encoded by the coding sequence ATGAAGCTATTTAAAACCGCAATTACAGCTCTACTTGCGCTTGCCGTAAGTTTGCCTGCACTTGCTTCTGAAACGCCTAACCTAGATAAAATCAACGAACGTGGCTCTCTGCGTGTTGGTATGTCGACTTTTGTACCTTGGGCGATGCGTAACAAACAAGGTGATCTTGTTGGCTTTGAAATCGACGTGGCAAAACGCCTAGCTGAAGATTCAGGCTGGAAAGTTGAGTTTGTACCGACGGCGTGGGATGGCATTATTCCTTCTCTACTGTCGAACAAGTTCGACGTGATCATCGGCGGTTTGTCGATCACTGAAGCGCGTTCTAAGAGTGTTTTGTTTACTGAACCTTACTCTCATTCTGGTGTTCAACTAGCAGCAAACAAAGAATTGGCTGAAGGCTTTACTCAGATCTCTGATTTCGATTCTCGCCGTGTGAAAATTGCAGCACGCCGTGGTGCATTCACAGTTCAAGTGGCTCGTGAAACTTTCCCGAAAGCAAAAGTACTTCAGTTCGATGACGATGCTCAAGCGTTCCAAGAAGTGCTAAACGGCAATGCACACGCGGTTATCGCATCTAGCCCGAAACCAGAGCACGAAGCGATCAAAAACGCAGACACGTTATTCATTCCATTTGAAGAGCGTCTTTCTAAAGGCAACGAAGCATTTGCTGTGCGCCTAGGCGAAACAGACAAAACTGAGTTCTTCAACGAGTGGATCAAAGCACGTACTGAAGACGGTTGGTTGAAAGAGCGTTACGAGTACTGGTTCTCTACTCTAGATTGGCAAGATCAGATTGCTCAAGGTCAGTAA
- a CDS encoding amino acid ABC transporter permease: protein MSSTSALSTPKPNLHTKPWYQRLNLLDGVLFAIICAFAGWLYYRSAVGINYQWRWEDAFTLIFIPPSQGSIPYFFQGLVATLRLSLWSMVLALSFGTLLGVARHSKIALFKTPALLFIQLVRNIPPLVFVFIFYFFVSNQLIPLLGLESLLREHNGEINAVQDFLFGPANLWENLASGVICIGLLSSAYIAEVIRAGLESIPKGQWEAADSLGLSAFSKYRYVVGPQVLTAITPPLAGQAISLVKDTSIVSLISIQEMTFVGTEMANSSGLIFEIWLIVGAVYFALCFTLSRIFKVIEQRSSVYLNR, encoded by the coding sequence GTGAGTAGTACTAGCGCATTATCAACGCCCAAGCCCAACCTTCACACGAAGCCTTGGTATCAACGCCTCAATCTATTAGATGGAGTGTTGTTTGCCATCATTTGTGCGTTCGCAGGTTGGCTGTATTATCGCTCTGCTGTCGGTATTAATTATCAGTGGCGATGGGAAGACGCGTTCACGTTAATCTTTATTCCACCGTCTCAAGGCAGTATTCCTTATTTCTTCCAAGGCTTGGTCGCAACATTGCGTTTGAGCTTATGGAGCATGGTGTTAGCACTCTCTTTCGGCACACTGTTAGGGGTAGCAAGACACTCTAAGATCGCTTTATTCAAAACACCGGCACTGCTTTTCATCCAGTTGGTTCGAAACATTCCACCATTGGTGTTTGTGTTTATCTTTTACTTCTTTGTGTCTAACCAGTTGATCCCTTTGCTTGGTTTAGAAAGCCTTTTACGTGAACACAATGGTGAAATTAACGCTGTTCAAGATTTCCTATTCGGGCCTGCAAACCTATGGGAAAACTTAGCGTCTGGCGTTATCTGTATTGGCCTGCTCTCTTCCGCTTATATCGCTGAGGTTATTCGAGCCGGCTTAGAAAGCATTCCTAAAGGCCAATGGGAAGCGGCCGACTCTCTCGGCTTATCTGCATTCTCTAAGTATCGATATGTGGTTGGCCCACAGGTATTAACCGCAATCACGCCACCTTTAGCAGGTCAGGCAATTTCTCTAGTAAAAGATACCTCGATTGTGTCGCTGATTTCGATTCAAGAAATGACATTTGTTGGCACTGAAATGGCGAACTCTTCCGGTTTGATCTTCGAGATCTGGTTGATTGTTGGCGCGGTTTACTTCGCGTTATGTTTCACCCTTTCACGTATTTTCAAAGTCATTGAACAACGCTCGAGTGTTTACCTTAACCGCTAG
- a CDS encoding ADP-ribosylglycohydrolase family protein, with protein sequence MDNHKERAFCAVVGALVGDAASMGLHWLYDQERILQVAGFEPEFRSPNQFDYQDKGYFAHQGKSAGDQSQYGAQLLAMVDSLVGNQHYDEASYIKHFRFWFDFGGSWQGYIDKATRMSLLNIHQLELADAPITACGADDTQLPAVSKLIPLVACTYTSHTLPAMVESAVRVTNNNDKAVEWAQAITLLIQAAIQGNSPLQSVEMVRQTCSKFIHDQIDEALAEPELSITDAAKKFGLHCELSAAFPLLIRIIAGAQSFKQGIRDNILCGGDSCGRAIVIGAVLAACFYEEDGEIPTEWLKQVELNGGVLSLPIE encoded by the coding sequence ATGGACAATCATAAAGAAAGAGCTTTTTGCGCCGTTGTGGGCGCATTGGTTGGAGACGCCGCTTCAATGGGGTTACATTGGCTGTATGACCAAGAGAGGATCTTACAGGTTGCGGGTTTTGAACCAGAATTTCGCTCACCAAACCAGTTCGATTATCAAGACAAAGGTTACTTTGCCCACCAAGGAAAATCCGCTGGCGACCAATCGCAATACGGTGCTCAGTTATTGGCGATGGTCGATAGCTTAGTCGGTAACCAACACTACGATGAAGCGAGTTACATTAAGCACTTCCGTTTCTGGTTTGATTTTGGTGGCAGTTGGCAAGGTTACATTGATAAAGCGACTCGTATGAGCTTGCTGAACATACATCAACTAGAGCTAGCAGATGCTCCAATTACAGCCTGTGGCGCAGATGACACCCAATTACCTGCGGTTTCAAAACTGATTCCTTTGGTGGCGTGTACCTACACCTCTCACACCTTACCGGCTATGGTCGAAAGTGCGGTTCGAGTCACTAATAATAATGATAAAGCAGTAGAGTGGGCACAAGCCATCACCCTACTGATTCAAGCCGCGATACAAGGCAATTCACCATTACAGTCAGTAGAAATGGTACGACAAACCTGCAGCAAGTTTATCCACGATCAAATCGATGAAGCACTGGCTGAGCCCGAACTTTCCATAACAGATGCCGCGAAAAAGTTCGGATTACATTGTGAATTGAGTGCCGCGTTCCCACTACTGATTCGCATTATTGCTGGCGCTCAGAGCTTTAAACAAGGCATTCGTGACAATATCTTATGTGGTGGTGACAGCTGCGGGCGTGCGATTGTGATTGGCGCTGTATTAGCGGCGTGTTTCTACGAAGAAGATGGTGAAATTCCAACCGAATGGCTAAAACAAGTCGAACTCAATGGCGGTGTGCTGTCTTTGCCTATTGAGTGA
- a CDS encoding LysR family transcriptional regulator, whose product MRHLKAFHIFHVAAHSSSYSDAADKLNITHGAVSKQIKVLENHLSHALFYKQGRNVCLTKEGELLKGYTEQAFQALETGVHKLNQLNHQALEVSCEPTLTMRWLMPRLGDFYNESGIDVRLSTAGGPVTLGATGLDMAIRRDDFNVTEHYKQIPLVEEWVGPVFSPDYWQQVKDKLADVKLLHSSTRPNAWSHWASITKDSEFDRRLVSQTISNQTFAHFYFCFQAAVDGLGAALGSYPLVVDDLNRGNLIAPFGFVPSGHQYILLTQDNKRDEPESPFVVWLKNELSQCVPTLKE is encoded by the coding sequence ATGAGACATTTGAAAGCATTTCATATTTTCCACGTAGCAGCGCATTCGAGCAGTTACAGTGATGCGGCGGATAAACTCAATATCACACATGGCGCAGTGAGTAAGCAGATCAAGGTATTGGAAAATCACTTATCTCACGCCTTGTTCTATAAACAGGGCAGGAATGTGTGTCTCACCAAAGAGGGGGAATTACTCAAAGGTTACACAGAGCAAGCGTTCCAAGCCTTGGAAACTGGAGTCCATAAGCTTAATCAGCTGAATCATCAAGCGTTGGAGGTTTCATGCGAACCCACATTGACCATGCGCTGGTTAATGCCTCGACTCGGTGATTTCTATAACGAATCCGGAATTGATGTTCGATTGTCTACCGCAGGTGGGCCTGTGACATTAGGCGCAACTGGATTAGATATGGCCATTCGCCGAGACGACTTCAACGTAACCGAGCATTACAAACAGATACCGTTAGTTGAAGAGTGGGTTGGCCCTGTGTTCTCGCCTGATTACTGGCAACAGGTCAAAGACAAGTTAGCCGATGTAAAATTACTGCACAGCAGCACGCGACCAAACGCTTGGAGCCACTGGGCATCCATCACCAAAGATAGTGAATTTGATCGCCGATTGGTGTCACAAACTATATCAAACCAGACCTTTGCACACTTCTATTTCTGCTTTCAAGCGGCCGTTGATGGGCTAGGAGCGGCTCTTGGTTCTTATCCATTGGTGGTTGATGATTTGAATAGAGGCAACTTAATCGCACCGTTCGGCTTTGTGCCTTCCGGTCATCAGTACATATTGCTCACACAAGATAACAAGCGCGATGAGCCAGAAAGCCCGTTTGTGGTTTGGCTGAAAAATGAGTTATCGCAGTGTGTTCCAACCTTAAAGGAATGA
- a CDS encoding LysE family translocator produces the protein MEWLSLAVLGLLIVISPGADFVLVLKNSVNQGRQAGIWTALGVSLAICVHISYSMLGISYLISQNEQIFDIIRYAGAAYLVYLGIKGILSADSKLAPMEGTTQNISIWRYLAQGFLCNVLNPKTMLFFLSIFSQVISPDAANQHVALGYGLYMIVLHGLWFGIVAMLFTSKTLQKHLLKAKKRLNQACGVGLVTFGALLAVKS, from the coding sequence ATGGAGTGGTTAAGCTTAGCGGTGTTAGGACTATTGATTGTTATAAGCCCCGGTGCTGATTTCGTTTTAGTTTTGAAAAATAGCGTTAATCAAGGAAGACAAGCCGGTATTTGGACAGCACTAGGTGTCAGCCTAGCGATTTGTGTTCACATTAGCTATTCGATGCTGGGTATTAGTTACTTAATCTCACAGAATGAGCAGATTTTCGACATCATTCGATACGCAGGGGCCGCTTACCTTGTTTACCTTGGAATAAAAGGCATTCTAAGCGCAGACAGCAAACTCGCACCTATGGAAGGAACGACGCAAAACATCAGTATTTGGCGCTACTTGGCGCAAGGCTTTCTGTGTAACGTGCTCAACCCTAAAACCATGTTGTTCTTCCTGAGCATCTTCAGCCAAGTCATCTCACCCGATGCTGCTAACCAACATGTCGCTCTCGGTTACGGGCTTTACATGATTGTCCTTCACGGCTTGTGGTTTGGAATTGTCGCTATGTTATTTACTTCGAAGACGCTGCAAAAACACTTGTTGAAAGCCAAGAAAAGGCTCAACCAAGCGTGTGGGGTTGGATTGGTAACATTCGGGGCATTGTTGGCGGTTAAGTCTTAA